One Rhodospirillales bacterium DNA segment encodes these proteins:
- a CDS encoding flagellar protein FlgN: protein MDINKRLSELIAISGQLADVLEQENAALTRYERGSLPALLEEKTRLGRAYESRMETLGDDPAAMAEADPDLGGRLREIGARVRDLIERNARLLKIAIEANRRVVDLIAEAVKSSAPGPAIYGVRGRKAAAAAGARGAPKSLPITLDRSL from the coding sequence ATGGATATCAACAAACGCCTCTCCGAACTGATCGCGATCTCCGGGCAACTGGCGGACGTGCTCGAGCAGGAAAACGCGGCGCTGACCCGTTACGAGCGCGGCAGCCTCCCGGCCCTGCTCGAGGAAAAGACGCGCCTGGGGCGCGCTTACGAATCGCGCATGGAAACTCTCGGCGACGACCCTGCCGCCATGGCCGAAGCCGACCCGGATCTCGGCGGGCGCTTGCGCGAAATCGGCGCGCGGGTGCGGGATCTGATTGAGCGCAACGCGCGGTTGCTCAAGATCGCCATCGAAGCCAATCGTCGCGTCGTCGATCTCATCGCCGAAGCGGTCAAATCGAGCGCGCCGGGACCGGCGATTTACGGCGTTCGCGGCCGAAAAGCCGCGGCGGCGGCCGGCGCGCGCGGAGCTCCGAAAAGTCTGCCGATCACCCTCGATCGGTCGTTGTAA
- the flgK gene encoding flagellar hook-associated protein FlgK, translating to MAGDITLALRTVQSGLLTSQAALNTVANNIANVNTPAYSRKIVNLETRVVGGAGAGVQIADIGRRVDEGLLRAMRRESSLFRRFDSQIAIFERLQDAFGAPGNNNSLAHITQKFVDAAELLVVSPNRLIEQSNLVRWGQQLTDSLKSMTATIQDLRLQADIAIGEHKDRINGLITRISDLNDSLIANSSTGRDVSDFKDQRDQAIDELASIIDIRYFFRSDGDAVIYTTNGRTLVDKIPGVLSHDVASTMSETLSHAGGQIDGLYIGDKVAGNDLTNSIQGGKLKGLIDARDQVLPKLQSELDHFAAMIRDVVNQVHNRGMPFPGMQTMTGTRTFIEPGSQTIRLDPTGSVDDVTIVLFDSSGNQSQVSTLNTIMTSVTASLGAQASRGPWTINNVATKLQDWLRDNGASTATVAVNSSGKLAIELNQPSLSLAFRDQTATANGSTHQDAEIGFDANFDGTVDQTVFGFSNFFGLNDFFVDNLADNVHESDVITGTFSSGAATLVFRDSTGALTGSPLAIPAGTSLQGIADLINNNVPKLDAALVPDGAGYRLRITHENGSSFTLTQTAGTLLSTLNMHIADIRTASALAVRSDIVLTPSLISRGTVQWDSNLGASGLYYASAGDDTSALQLAQALNANTTFKTTGHLGGITVNFTGYAAQILSENANRADNNTADAEMSKSLFESLKTKSDNERGVNLDEEMSSLLLYQQSYSAAARVVNVIQRMFEALNNIVT from the coding sequence ATGGCCGGCGATATTACCCTCGCGCTGCGAACGGTCCAGAGCGGCTTGCTCACCAGCCAAGCCGCGCTGAATACCGTCGCCAACAACATCGCCAACGTCAACACGCCGGCGTATTCGCGCAAGATCGTGAATCTGGAAACGCGCGTGGTCGGCGGCGCCGGCGCGGGTGTCCAGATCGCCGATATCGGCCGCCGGGTGGACGAGGGCCTGCTGCGCGCCATGCGCCGGGAAAGCAGCCTGTTCCGGCGATTCGACAGCCAGATCGCGATATTCGAGCGCCTGCAGGATGCGTTCGGCGCGCCCGGCAACAACAATTCGCTCGCCCATATCACCCAGAAGTTCGTGGATGCCGCCGAATTGCTGGTGGTTTCGCCCAACCGCTTGATCGAACAGAGCAACCTGGTGCGCTGGGGCCAGCAGTTGACCGATTCACTCAAGTCCATGACCGCCACGATCCAGGATTTGCGCCTGCAGGCCGACATCGCCATCGGCGAGCACAAGGACCGGATCAACGGACTGATCACCCGGATCAGCGACCTCAACGATTCCCTGATTGCCAACTCCTCCACCGGGCGCGACGTATCCGATTTCAAGGACCAGCGCGATCAGGCGATCGACGAACTCGCGTCGATCATCGACATTCGCTACTTCTTCCGCTCGGACGGCGATGCCGTTATCTACACCACCAACGGGCGTACGCTGGTCGACAAGATTCCCGGAGTGCTGTCGCACGACGTCGCCTCAACCATGTCGGAAACGCTCAGCCATGCCGGCGGCCAGATCGACGGCCTCTACATCGGCGACAAGGTCGCCGGCAACGACCTGACCAATTCCATCCAGGGCGGCAAGCTGAAAGGCTTGATTGATGCGCGCGATCAGGTTCTGCCGAAACTGCAAAGCGAGCTGGATCACTTCGCCGCGATGATCCGCGACGTGGTCAATCAGGTGCACAACCGGGGCATGCCCTTCCCCGGCATGCAGACCATGACCGGCACGCGGACTTTCATCGAACCGGGGTCGCAAACGATCCGGCTTGATCCGACCGGCTCGGTCGACGACGTGACCATCGTGCTGTTCGATTCGAGCGGCAATCAAAGCCAGGTCTCGACGCTCAACACCATCATGACCAGCGTGACCGCCAGTCTTGGCGCGCAGGCCAGCCGCGGCCCCTGGACGATCAACAACGTCGCGACGAAACTGCAGGACTGGCTGCGCGACAACGGGGCGTCGACCGCGACGGTGGCGGTCAATTCGAGCGGCAAATTGGCGATCGAGCTCAACCAGCCGTCCCTCAGCCTCGCGTTCCGGGACCAAACCGCGACCGCCAACGGCAGCACCCACCAGGACGCCGAAATCGGGTTCGACGCCAACTTCGACGGAACCGTGGATCAGACGGTTTTTGGATTTTCCAATTTCTTCGGGCTTAACGACTTCTTCGTCGACAATCTCGCCGATAACGTCCATGAATCGGACGTCATCACCGGCACATTTTCTTCGGGTGCCGCGACACTGGTGTTCCGCGACTCGACCGGCGCGCTGACCGGCAGCCCGCTTGCGATTCCCGCCGGCACCAGCCTGCAAGGCATCGCCGACCTGATCAACAATAACGTTCCCAAGCTCGACGCCGCGTTGGTGCCGGACGGCGCCGGCTACCGGCTGCGAATCACGCACGAAAACGGCAGCAGCTTTACGCTCACCCAAACGGCCGGCACGCTCTTAAGTACTTTGAACATGCACATTGCCGACATCCGCACCGCATCGGCCCTGGCCGTCCGTTCCGACATCGTTCTGACACCGTCCCTGATATCGCGCGGGACCGTCCAGTGGGATTCCAACCTTGGCGCCTCCGGCCTCTATTACGCCAGCGCCGGCGACGATACCTCGGCCCTGCAGCTCGCCCAGGCCCTGAACGCCAACACAACCTTCAAGACCACCGGCCATCTTGGCGGAATTACCGTCAATTTTACGGGCTACGCCGCGCAAATTCTGTCCGAAAATGCCAATCGCGCCGACAACAACACCGCCGACGCCGAAATGAGCAAATCCTTGTTCGAGTCCCTCAAGACAAAGTCGGATAACGAGCGCGGCGTCAACCTCGACGAGGAGATGTCCTCGCTGCTCCTCTACCAGCAGTCCTATTCGGCGGCAGCGCGCGTCGTCAACGTGATCCAGCGCATGTTCGAAGCGCTCAACAACATCGTCACCTGA
- a CDS encoding flagellar basal body P-ring protein FlgI: protein MIRRFTLGLVAFVLAFAPILGSGPASASSRIKDIVDFEGVRENQLVGYGLVVGLNNTGDSLKTGHFTKQSLQSMLNRLGVKPTDAGLDSKNVAAVMVTAKLPPFARQGARLDVRVSALGDSKSLLGGTLLVTPLLGADGEVYAVAQGTLTVGGFAASGQAETVTKGVPTSGRIANGAIVEREIAFKLANLSRVKLGLRNPDLTTARRVAQAINAFLGTDAARPSDPTTIHLLVPENYIGNVVNLLTDIEQLRVEPDQVARILIDEATGTIVMGENVRISTVAIAQGSLTIRITEAPQVSQPGPFAQVGTTTTVQRTDIQVEEGAERQLAVLNQGVTLQELVNGLNALGIGPRDLITILQAIKAAGAMQADMGVL from the coding sequence TCGATTTCGAAGGGGTGCGCGAAAACCAGCTGGTCGGCTACGGCCTCGTCGTCGGCCTCAACAACACCGGTGATTCGCTCAAGACCGGCCATTTCACCAAGCAGAGCCTGCAATCGATGCTCAACCGGCTCGGCGTCAAGCCGACCGACGCTGGACTCGATTCGAAAAACGTCGCCGCGGTGATGGTGACCGCGAAGCTGCCGCCGTTCGCGCGTCAAGGCGCCCGTCTCGACGTGCGCGTCAGCGCGCTCGGCGATTCCAAAAGCCTGCTCGGCGGCACGCTGCTGGTGACGCCGCTGCTCGGCGCCGACGGCGAAGTCTACGCCGTCGCCCAGGGCACGCTCACCGTCGGCGGCTTTGCCGCCAGCGGCCAAGCCGAAACCGTGACCAAGGGCGTGCCGACCTCGGGGCGGATCGCCAACGGCGCCATCGTCGAACGCGAAATCGCCTTCAAGCTCGCCAATCTGAGCCGCGTGAAACTCGGGCTGCGCAATCCGGACCTGACCACCGCGCGGCGCGTCGCCCAGGCGATCAACGCGTTTCTCGGCACGGACGCGGCGCGGCCGAGCGACCCGACCACCATCCATCTTCTGGTTCCGGAAAATTATATCGGCAATGTCGTCAACCTGCTGACCGACATCGAACAGTTGCGCGTCGAACCCGACCAGGTCGCCCGCATCCTCATCGACGAGGCGACCGGGACCATCGTCATGGGCGAAAACGTGCGTATCTCCACGGTCGCGATCGCGCAAGGCTCGCTCACCATCCGCATTACCGAGGCGCCGCAAGTATCCCAGCCGGGTCCCTTCGCGCAAGTCGGCACCACCACGACGGTGCAGCGCACCGATATCCAGGTCGAGGAAGGCGCCGAGCGCCAACTCGCGGTGCTCAATCAAGGCGTGACGTTGCAGGAACTGGTCAACGGTCTCAACGCGCTGGGCATCGGCCCGCGCGACCTGATCACCATACTGCAGGCGATCAAGGCGGCCGGCGCCATGCAAGCCGATATGGGAGTGCTGTGA